Proteins encoded within one genomic window of Candidatus Hepatoplasma crinochetorum Av:
- the rpmG gene encoding 50S ribosomal protein L33 → MRTKILLQCSQCNNLNYLIDKNKTKHPDKLEYKKFCKKCNQYTIHKEKTKLK, encoded by the coding sequence ATGCGTACAAAGATTTTATTACAATGTAGTCAATGTAATAATTTAAATTATTTAATTGATAAAAATAAAACAAAACATCCAGACAAATTAGAATATAAAAAATTTTGCAAGAAATGTAATCAATATACAATTCATAAAGAAAAGACAAAATTAAAATAA
- the rpsD gene encoding 30S ribosomal protein S4, translating to MSRYTGPNNKKARRYKYSILENNKEFLKGKKKISIPGQHGNKNQKLSNYGEHLYEKQKVRYMYGLNEKQMKRTFEKATKMKGVLGENFLFLLESRLDNLIYRMGFASTRRQARQFVNHGHVRVNDRKVDIPSYVVSPGSKIELKDKSKKINFIKDNLEAARIAPFVKVDSKTLSGEYLRLPKRNEISGQLNESLVVEFYNR from the coding sequence ATGTCAAGATATACAGGACCAAATAATAAAAAAGCAAGAAGATATAAATATTCAATTCTTGAAAATAATAAAGAATTTTTAAAAGGAAAGAAAAAAATTTCTATTCCTGGTCAACATGGTAATAAAAATCAAAAATTATCAAATTATGGAGAACACCTTTATGAAAAACAAAAAGTTCGTTACATGTATGGATTAAATGAAAAACAAATGAAAAGAACTTTTGAAAAAGCAACTAAAATGAAAGGTGTTTTGGGAGAAAACTTTTTATTTCTTTTAGAATCACGTTTAGATAATTTAATTTATCGTATGGGATTTGCATCTACAAGAAGACAAGCAAGACAATTTGTAAATCATGGACATGTTCGTGTTAATGATAGAAAAGTTGATATTCCTTCTTATGTTGTTTCCCCCGGAAGTAAAATTGAATTAAAAGATAAAAGTAAAAAAATTAATTTTATTAAGGACAATTTGGAAGCAGCAAGAATTGCTCCATTTGTAAAAGTTGATTCAAAAACATTAAGTGGCGAATATTTACGTTTACCAAAAAGAAATGAAATTTCTGGTCAATTAAATGAATCACTTGTTGTAGAGTTTTATAATCGTTAA